The following proteins come from a genomic window of Sardina pilchardus chromosome 13, fSarPil1.1, whole genome shotgun sequence:
- the si:dkey-202g17.3 gene encoding 4F2 cell-surface antigen heavy chain has translation MPLNADGDVGYGSVSAGPTVGLPGLAGNMGGAETVPLLMPEPEPEPEPYRWKPLSKEELELTAGSPGWKKFRSRLVILFWLTWLAMLGASIAIIVQSPRPVAPVLRWWQKELFYRLQPSLLMDSEGGAVGGFEVMRERLPYLKSVGVGALILEGVFPKSISPSNLTEFSHNIGTMPQFQQLLKEGQQEGMKFLLDLCDVEVIEEEPANTEGLSDSSGYIQYSLKFWLEQGVYGFAICDTDAAYSEKTLMKWKALLQQFSEQDDERVLLVRETTDSFVASNVSSGAVNASLVELVTRPLLPPSAHPLSASEVASAVEESLQTPRTEWPSWTVGGPVSPELQRISMVLLMTLPGTPVVSDGEEVTPAENTTVNAIGDEIYIQDEGKKWRSAIALFQSLSHSRAREEALLFGSFTFLPFNTSSSTSPTPPLAFLRSWGCVHFLVLLNLGAEPHALSPDWAPSLPEGGVFVTSTGMDRLGAVSLETLSLQPQEAIVIKLFEGGSYS, from the exons ATGCCTCTAAACGCGGATGGTGACGTGGGCTACGGCAGCGTGAGTGCGGGGCCGACGGTAGGCCTACCCGGGCTGGCAGGCAACATGGGTGGCGCAGAAACGGTCCCCTTGCTCATGCcggagccggagccggagccCGAACCGTACCGGTGGAAACCCCTTAGCAAGGAGGAGTTGGAGCTGACCGCAGGCAGTCCCGGCTGGAAGAAGTTCCGCTCCCGCCTAGTGATCCTGTTCTGGCTCacctggctggccatgctcggaGCCTCCATCGCCATCATCGTGCAGAGCCCCCGCCCGGTGGCTCCCGTGCTCCGCTGGTGGCAGAAGGAGCTCTTCTACCGGCTGCAGCCGTCCTTACTCATGGACTCCGAAGGTGGCGCTGTCGGCGGATTTGAAG TGATGCGTGAGCGGCTGCCGTATCTGAAGTCGGTGGGTGTTGGGGCGCTGATTCTGGAGGGGGTGTTCCCCAAGAGCATCTCTCCCTCCAACCTGACTGAGTTTAGTCACAACATCGGCACCATGCCCCAGTTCCAGCAGCTGCTCAAAGAGGGACAACAGGAAG GTATGAAGTTCCTGTTGGACCTGTGTGATGTGGAAGTAATTGAAGAGGAACCAGCAAACACGGAGGGCCTTTCTGACTCCTCAGGATACATACAG TACTCTTTGAAGTTTTGGCTTGAGCAGGGTGTCTACGGTTTTGCCATATGCGATACAGATGCAGCCTACTCGGAGAAG ACTCTGATGAAATGGAAGGCCTTGCTGCAGCAGTTCAGTGAGCAAGACGACGAACG GGTTCTGCTGGTGAGGGAAACGACGGACAGCTTTGTGGCGTCGAACGTGTCCAGTGGGGCGGTGAACGCGTCGCTGGTGGAGCTGGTGACCAGGCCACTGCTGCCCCCCTCGGCCCACCCCCTCTCGGCCTCCGAGGTGGCCAGCGCGGTGGAGGAGAGCCTGCAGACCCCCCGGACAGAGTGGCCCAGCTGGACG gtgggAGGGCCTGTGTCTCCAGAGCTGCAGAGGATTTCCATGGTGCTGTTGATGACCCTGCCGGGCACCCCAGTGGTCAGTGACGGTGAGGAGGTCACCCCAGCAGAG AACACCACAGTGAATGCCATCGGAGATGAGATTTACATACAG GACGAAGGGAAGAAATGGCGTTCGGCGATAGCCCTGTTCCAGTCGCTGAGTCACTCGCGCGCTCGTGAGGAGGCGCTCCTGTTCGGCAGCTTCACCTTCCTCCCCTtcaacacctcctcctctacctcgcCCACGCCTCCGCTGGCCTTCCTGCGCTCGTGGGGCTGCGTCCACTTCCTGGTTCTGCTCAACCTGGGCGCCGAGCCCCACGCGCTCTCGCCCGATTGGGCGCCCAGCCTGCCCGAGGGCGGGGTGTTTGTCACCAGCACCGGAATGGACCGCTTGGGCGCCGTCTCCCTGGAGACGCTGAGCTTGCAGCCTCAGGAGGCCATCGTCATTAAACTGTTTGAGGGCGGGAGCTACTCCTAA